The following coding sequences lie in one Thermoleophilia bacterium genomic window:
- a CDS encoding exonuclease: AEPAEPAEPAEPAEPAEPAEPAEPAEPAEPGRTE, from the coding sequence CCGCCGAACCCGCCGAACCCGCCGAACCCGCCGAACCCGCCGAACCCGCCGAACCCGCCGAACCCGCCGAACCCGCCGAACCCGCCGAACCCGGCCGCACAGAGTGA